One Fusarium poae strain DAOMC 252244 chromosome 4, whole genome shotgun sequence DNA window includes the following coding sequences:
- a CDS encoding hypothetical protein (BUSCO:40485at5125): MFSRISQITRHLSVPIANNTRRFALGRIMAPVSADERNSRTISTAACLIIGDEVLGGKTVDTNSAYLAKWCFNLGIVRMGAEYRLSGGIGPTHDDITYQSIATAFNLPLKLHQETFEKMKLLSKPHPNQPKFDWEVDSPARRAKLRMAELPMDESRDLKKQALFPQEDLWVPVAVVNGNIHILPGVPRLFQRLLEGLKPHVLPRLTDPEGKGTHRVLFSTPIPESGVAEFLTTLAAKVEPKGVKVGSYPRWGKENNTVTLVGRDLNYLESLVEEVEAGIQGMRVTAESDTEEDPKQIKKQATEDADKDTAKQVAQKP, encoded by the exons ATGTTCTCACGCATCTCTCAGATCACTCGCCATCTCTCAGTCCCCATCGCGAATAACACCAGACGATTTGCTCTTGGACGAATCATGGCTCCTGTATCGGCAGATGAGCGCAACTCGCGCACTATTTCCACAGCAGCCTGCTTAATCATTGGAGATGAGGTCCTAGGCGGAAAG ACGGTTGAT ACCAACTCTGCCTACCTTGCCAAATGGTGCTTCAACCTCGGTATTGTACGTATGGGTGCTGAGTATCGTTTGAG TGGTGGAATTGGACCCAC ACACGACGATATCACCTATCAATCTATTGCCACAGCCTTCAACCTGCCTCTCAAGCTTCACCAGGAGACCTTTGAGAAGATGAAGCTTCTTTCAAAGCCTCACCCCAACCAGCCCAAGTTCGACTGGGAAGTTGATTCACCCGCCAGAAGAGCCAAGCTTCGCATGGCAGAACTGCCAATGGATGAATCACGGGATCTCAAGAAGCAGGCCCTCTTTCCTCAGGAAGACCTCTGGGTTCCCGTGGCAGTTGTAAATGGAAACATCCATATCCTTCCAGGCGTCCCCAGACTTT TCCAGAGACTTCTGGAAGGACTAAAGCCTCACGTTCTACCCCGACTTACTGATCCTGAGGGTAAAGGCACGCACAGAGTTCTGTTCTCTACTCCCATCCCTGAGAGCGGTGTTGCCGAATTCCTCACGACTCTGGCGGCCAAAGTTGAGCCCAAGGGTGTCAAGGTGGGAAGTTACCCTCGTTGGGGCAAGGAGAATAACACAGTAACTCTTGTTGGAAG GGACTTGAATTATCTCGAGAGTCTCGTCGAGGAAGTGGAAGCTGGTATCCAGGGCATGCGAGTCACCGCCGAAAGTGACACGGAAGAAGACCCAAAACAGATCAAGAAGCAGGCAACCGAAGATGCGGACAAGGATACAGCAAAGCAAGTTGCTCAGAAACCTTGA
- the NBP35 gene encoding cytosolic Fe-S cluster assembly factor nbp35 (BUSCO:29890at5125) produces the protein MAPSLETPEPVDEVFANPIKQKPQLVAPEPQNCVGPDSQQAGKADSCAGCPNQAICASAPKGPDPDIPVISARLENVKHKILVLSGKGGVGKSTFTSLLAHAFATNPNSNVGIMDTDICGPSIPKMMGVEGETVHVSGTGWSPIWVMDNLAVMSIQFLLPNRDDAVIWRGPKKNGLIKQFLKDVEWGDLDFLLVDTPPGTSDEHLSVNSFLKGSGIDGAVMVTTPQEVSLLDVRKEIDFCRKAGIKVLGLAENMSGFVCPKCSNESQIFKASTGGGRALAEEMDIPFLGSVPLDPRIRMACDYGESYFDSFPDSPACLAFQGVVKNVAMQLGLDSQDVLPDE, from the coding sequence ATGGCACCATCTCTTGAAACGCCAGAACCCGTCGACGAAGTTTTCGCCAACCCAATCAAGCAGAAGCCACAGCTTGTCGCGCCAGAACCTCAGAACTGCGTCGGTCCTGATTCACAGCAGGCCGGTAAAGCGGACTCATGCGCCGGATGTCCCAACCAAGCCATTTGTGCTTCAGCGCCCAAGGGCCCGGATCCTGATATTCCAGTTATCTCTGCACGATTAGAGAACGTTAAGCATAAGATTCTGGTGCTCAGTGGAAAGGGTGGTGTGGGTAAGAGCACATTTACCTCACTGTTAGCCCATGCCTTTGCAACAAATCCGAACAGCAATGTAGGTATCATGGATACCGATATCTGCGGACCCAGTATCCCTAAGATGATGGGCGTTGAGGGGGAGACGGTCCATGTCAGCGGTACAGGGTGGTCGCCAATCTGGGTTATGGATAACCTTGCCGTTATGAGCATTCAGTTTTTACTACCGAACCGGGACGACGCTGTTATTTGGCGGGGTCCCAAGAAGAACGGTCTTATCAAACAGTTCCTCAAGGATGTTGAATGGGGCGATCTCGACTTCTTGCTTGTCGACACACCTCCGGGTACAAGTGATGAACATCTTAGTGTGAACTCATTCTTGAAGGGGAGTGGAATTGATGGCGCTGTCATGGTCACAACACCACAGGAAGTCTCACTTTTAGACGTACGAAAGGAAATCGATTTCTGCCGCAAGGCTGGTATCAAGGTGCTGGGTCTTGCAGAGAACATGAGTGGCTTCGTCTGTCCCAAATGCTCAAACGAGAGCCAGATCTTCAAGGCTAGTACAGGAGGTGGCCGTGCCTTGGCCGAGGAAATGGACATCCCTTTCTTGGGGTCAGTACCCCTGGACCCCagaatcaggatggcgtgtGATTACGGAGAGAGTTATTTTGACTCATTCCCAGACAGCCCGGCATGCCTCGCATTTCAAGGAGTAGTAAAGAACGTTGCGATGCAATTGGGATTAGATTCCCAAGATGTGCTGCCAGACGAGTAG
- a CDS encoding hypothetical protein (BUSCO:55812at5125) — MASESRLYTFSGESKDHLRKFRLTTSRAKGPQAVIYLIDKNTYEIRQDEDKTVYTSLEEVGDDLPDHAPRFILLSYPLTMGDGRLSVPYVLLFYLPVTCNAEIRMLYAGAKELMRNTAEVGRIIDIETAEDLEEIPDKLKSE, encoded by the exons ATG GCATCCGAATCGCGACTGTATACCTTCTCTGGAGAGTCAAAGGACCATCTCCGCAAGTTTCGCCTTACAACTTCCCGGGCTAAGGGACCCCAAGCTGTTATCT ACCTGATTGATAAGAACACCTACGAGATCCGACAAGACGAAGACAAGACTGTTTATACATCCCTCGAGGAGGTTGGGGATGACCTCCCAGACCATGCTCCCCGCTTTATCCTCTTGAGCTACCCCCTCACCATG GGTGATGGACGTTTATCTGTACCGTATGTTCTCCTCTTCTACCTCCCCGTTACATGCAACGCCGAGATTAGAATGCTTTATGCCGGCGCTAAGGAGTTGATGCGCAACACCGCCGAGGTTGGACGAATTATCGATATTGAGACGGCAGAAGACCTGGAGGAGATTCCCGACAAGCTCAAGTCGGAATAG